A window of the Lolium perenne isolate Kyuss_39 chromosome 7, Kyuss_2.0, whole genome shotgun sequence genome harbors these coding sequences:
- the LOC127311522 gene encoding dehydration-responsive element-binding protein 1C-like — MDQYGVSFYGAGGDDVGQFSGEYATVTSAPPKRPAGRTKFRETRHPVYKGVRRRGPAGRWVCEVREPNKKSRIWLGTFASPEAAARAHDVAALALRGRAACLNFADSADLLTVDPATLRTPEDIRAAAIALAEAACPAAPASSASSMAEASAPAPVMTHQGMGMGMQEAAAAMAQYNDYTMYGNMGDLDQHSYYYEYDGMGGAGAGGEWQSSSHMDGVDDDGSGYGAGEVTLWSY, encoded by the coding sequence ATGGACCAGTACGGCGTGAGCTTCTACGGCGCCGGTGGCGACGACGTCGGCCAGTTCAGCGGCGAGTACGCGACGGTGACGTCGGCCCCGCCGAAGCGGCCGGCGGGGCGGACCAAGTTCCGGGAGACGCGGCACCCGGTGTACaagggcgtgcggcggcgcgggccgGCCGGCCGCTGGGTCTGCGAGGTGCGGGAGCCCAACAAGAAGTCCCGCATCTGGCTCGGCACCTTCGCCTCCCCCGAGGCCGCGGCCCGCGCCCACGACGTCGCCGCGCTGGCGCTGCGCGGCCGCGCGGCCTGCCTCAACTTCGCCGACTCCGCGGACCTGCTGACCGTCGACCCGGCCACGCTCCGCACGCCCGAGGACatccgcgccgccgccatcgcgctcGCCGAGGCCGCGTGCCCCGCCGCGCCGGCGTCTTCCGCGTCGTCGATGGCCGAGGCGTCCGCGCCGGCACCGGTGATGACGCACCAGGGGATGGGGATGGGGATGCAGGAGGCGGCCGCGGCGATGGCGCAGTACAACGACTACACGATGTACGGCAACATGGGGGACTTGGACCAGCATTCCTACTACTACGAGTACGACGGGATGggcggcgcgggcgcgggcgGCGAATGGCAGAGCAGCTCGCATATGGACGGAGTCGACGACGACGGCAGCGGCTACGGCGCCGGCGAGGTCACGCTGTGGAGCTACTGA